Within the Solibacillus silvestris genome, the region TAACCCATCTGTTCAGTTACTTTTAAAATTGGTTTAGTAATTAGATTTGCAGAGAACCAAATGATGATAACCCCTAAAATGATTGAAATACCACTAACAATAAGAATAATATTAAACAACTCAGTAGCAGGCTGATTAAAATCCGTCATATAGGTACTGGCAGTCACTACCCATTCCCAGTTTGGATCAACTTTCGAATAGGAAACCTTCTCTTCAATTTGCTCTTTATTATTTGGTAATGCTGAATTATAAAAAGTAAAACCACCGCCGTTATTGGCTATTTTAATCATCTCTTGAGCAAATTTTATACCGTTTTCATCCTCATCATCCCATGCACTAGCACCCTCTTTAGATGGATGCGCAATTCGAGTTCCTTCTTGACTATACACAATCATATAGCCATTTTCACCTAGATCTATAGAAGCATTAATTTTTCGGGTCCCATCCCCATTCTTCTCACCTAGAATAATCCCCTTTACTTTCTCTTGAGCACTTTCAAGGGAAATTGTTCCTTTTGAAACTTCCGAATTGTATGCTTCGATTGTTGCAAGTGTAAATTCAACACTGTTTTGCAAGTTTGTTTTACCTATTTGCTCTAAACTGGTAGAACTTTTCTGGTAACTTGTCATTCCTATTACTATCATTGGAACTATCAATAGTAAAATAGAAATTCCAATTAATTTTGATTTAATAGATGAGTGAAAATCAGGTTTAGATTTAGCTTGTTTTTTCAATTAATATACACCCCTTGTATTTATAGAACTATCATTTCATTTTGTTTTGCAACTAATTAAATTCCCCTATTTATAGCATTAATTGACTATTAAAATCCCCCCAAAGAAGAGTATTAATTACTTCTCCACAACTAAAAAACATGGAAAAAAGTACTATTTTTAATTCCCGAATGTTATTTTAACCTAAATTTTTACTTAATCCAACATATTTTTACATAATATACTCTTTCAGATGTTTATTTTCTTTTTTAAGCACAAAAAAAGCCTCCTTGATTTGTCATGTTTAATAACATCACAAATCAAGGAGACTTGTTATTCACAATCCATTATTCACATGGTTGCTCTACTGCCGGGCGTGCTGCTGCTTTAAAGCTTGTGCCGCAGCCGCATGAAGCAAGTGCGTTCGGGTTGTCGATTGTGAAACCGCCACCCATTAATGATTGTTTAAAATCGATTTTCGTGTCTTGTAAAATACCCGCATCTTCTTTTGATACGATAATTTGAATGCCGTGTTGGCTGTCTACGAAGTCGTCATCATTAATTGTTTGCTCGAATGCCATTCCGTATGAAAGACCACTACAGCCTCCGCCTTTTACGGCTACACGCAGGCTCGCATTTTCTTCTTCGTTTTGAACCATCATTTCTTTGACTTGAAATGAGGCCGCTTCTGTTAAAATGATTACTTGTTTTTCACTTGCCATTCCAGTCACCTACTTTCTTTTATTTATCATATCAATTGTAAAACCTATCTGACAACAAAACTGCTCTACCTGATTATATTCCTGCATTGAGTAAAAACTTTCAAGGAAAAAATACCTAAAAATTTCACATCAATTCGGTATATTAATCACATTTTTTAATTTTCCTTGCTATAATAAAGGAACATAATTAAATGAAAGGTATGAACCTTTATGGAAATTTCCCCATTTTACGAAAAGACAGTGAACTGTATTCATTGCAAGAAAAATTTTTCTACACTAAAAGTTCGTACCAAGTCCATAAAAATAGAGCATACAGCATCCGACTTTCAACCAGTCTATACAGACAATTACGTGAATGCATTATATTATAATGTATTTGTTTGTCAGCATTGTGGGTTTTCGTTTACGGAAGACTTCAGTAAATATTTTGCTCCAGGTGTAAAAGAACAAATCAATGAAAAAATTTGCAGTCATTGGGTACCGCACAGTTTCAGTAATGAGCGTTCTATATTGGAGGCCATTCAAACATACAAACTGGCATTGTTTTGCGCAACAATTAAAAAAGAAAAATTTGTTATTACATCAGGCTTGGCATTGCGGTTGGCGTGGTTATATCGATCATTAAAAAATAATACACAGGAACAGCGCTTTTTAAAACTGGCACGCGATCATTATATGGAAAGCTATTCGACGGAAGATTATGCTGGCACAACAATGTCCAGTGTACGGATAGTGTATATGATCGCCGAGTTGTCCCGTCGCCTTGGCGATTATGAAAATGCAACACGCTTCTTTTCACGTGTAATTGAAAGTCAACGTGTAGGCGGAGAAGCTAAACTCGTTAATATGGCAAAAGAGCAATGGGAATTAGTTCGTCAAGAGCGCGGTAAAATAGCCCAATAAAAAAAAGCTGCCAAGTAAGTAAAAACTTTCTTGGCAGCTCTGTAGTCTTGAATTAGAAAACTTGTTCTACTTCGACGATACCCGGCACTTCTTCTAAAAGAGCACGTTCGATACCTGCTTTTAATGTGATTGTAGAACTTGGGCAGCTACCGCATGCGCCTAATAAACGCAATTTTACGATACCTTCTTCAATATCTACCAATTCACAGTCTCCGCCGTCTCGTAATAAAAACGGACGTAATTTATCTAAAACTTCTTGTACTTGTGCATATTGTTCTGTTTCTGTCATTTTGCTCGACTCCCTTCATTAAAATCATTATAATGTGAAGGAGCAAAAAAATCCATTATTGAATCACGAAAGGTTGGAATTCCTATGTCACAATCTCATCCAGTTATAGAAGTATTCGGCGCTGACATCATCTGTGCCAGCTGTGTAAATGCACCATCTTCCAAAGATACATATGAATGGCTCCAAGCTGCAATTTCACGAAAATATCCGGAACAGCCGTTTACTATCCGCTATATCGATATTGAAGGTGTAATTGATAATGAACGTGATCAAGATTATGCAAACCGTATTCAAGAAGATGAATTTTTCTACCCTTTAGTTTTAGTAAATGATGAAGTAGTTGGTGAGGGCTATGTGCAGATTAAGCCTGTATTTACAGCGCTAGAATCGGCAGGCTTTGTACCAACTGAAGAGTAAAAATATTAACATAACAAAAAATTCAATTTTCTCCTCGAGGAAATTGAATTTTTTGTTTTAAAGTCAAATTGAATTCCTTTACAGGGATGATCAATTTTTAGTTTTCGTTTTGCTTTTTGTAGTACCAAAGCAGACCCGACTTCATAAGGCGTGCAATGCGCCCTGTTACAGTTGTATCCGCCAGATGAACGAAGCCTTGCTTTTTCCCAAGGGAGCCCATAAAGCCTTTCATTTTGATTTCTGAAAGCTTTTCTGGAAGCGGCTCGCCTTTCCAGCGCATTTTTAAAACTTTAACGATACGTTCTCCTTGCTCTTCTGCCAATTGCGCTGTTGGAGGTAATTGTGAAGAAGCACAATCTCCAACTACAAATACATTTTCATCCCCAACTACATGATAATGATCCGTTATAATCGGACGATTGAATTTATCTTTTTCAACATCCAGTTCACGAACGATTTTCACAGGCTGTACACCAGCTGTCCATACGATTACGTCAGCTTCAATTATTTCATCATGGTTGTATAAACGTCCTTCTTCAACGCGCGTAATATTCGATTCTGCGATTACATCGACGTTATGTTTAATAAACCAGGACTTGATATACTCACTTAGCTTTTCCGGGAAATCACGTAAAATACGGTGAGAACGGTCAAATAATTTAATTTTTAAATCAGAACGGCTTTCACGCAGTTCACTCGCAAGCTCGATTCCTGAAAGACCTGCACCAATAATGGCAACCGTCGAACCAGGAGCCAATCCGCATACTTTTTCGAAAGTTTTACGTGATTTGGCGATTGTTTGAATACTATATGTGAATTCATCGGCACCCGGCACTCCATGGTATTTATCGATACAACCTAAACCAATAACAAGCTGGTCATAGGAAAGCTCCTCGCCGTCACCTAAATAAATTTTTTTATCTTCACGGTCGATACGTACTACTTCTCCGTAAACGCATTTTAAGCGCTCATGTTCCGGAAACGCAACTCGGATTTCCTTATCTGTTGATGTACCTGCAGCAAGTGCATAAAATTCTGTTTTCAAACTATGGAATGGTGTACGATCAACCAATGTAATTTCTACATCCGCTGGTAAGCTTGGCAATAGACGAAGTAAAATTCGCATATTTCCATATCCGCCACCTAATAATACTAACTTTTGCATAGCATATTCCCTCATATCTGTAAGTAATCAATTACGAAGCTGCTAGGCATCATAATTGTGTTCACAAAGTTTCCATAAGTATTATAACTGTTTGTGATAAGTTTCACAATATATTAAATGATATTTTGTGAATAAATTCACATAAGTTAATGATGCCATTTCATTATAAAGGATTGCAAGGATTTTCAAACATTAGCCGAAAGTTATTAAATCAGAGAAATTGACGTTTTCAGCAAAAAAAAGTAGGATTGCTAATAGTGAGGTGACAACATGTTAAATCCATTAGTCGAATTTTGCATTAGTAATTTAGCAAATGGTGCGCAACAAACATATGAACAACTGGAGCAAGATCCTG harbors:
- a CDS encoding NADH dehydrogenase; protein product: MQKLVLLGGGYGNMRILLRLLPSLPADVEITLVDRTPFHSLKTEFYALAAGTSTDKEIRVAFPEHERLKCVYGEVVRIDREDKKIYLGDGEELSYDQLVIGLGCIDKYHGVPGADEFTYSIQTIAKSRKTFEKVCGLAPGSTVAIIGAGLSGIELASELRESRSDLKIKLFDRSHRILRDFPEKLSEYIKSWFIKHNVDVIAESNITRVEEGRLYNHDEIIEADVIVWTAGVQPVKIVRELDVEKDKFNRPIITDHYHVVGDENVFVVGDCASSQLPPTAQLAEEQGERIVKVLKMRWKGEPLPEKLSEIKMKGFMGSLGKKQGFVHLADTTVTGRIARLMKSGLLWYYKKQNEN
- a CDS encoding disulfide oxidoreductase yields the protein MSQSHPVIEVFGADIICASCVNAPSSKDTYEWLQAAISRKYPEQPFTIRYIDIEGVIDNERDQDYANRIQEDEFFYPLVLVNDEVVGEGYVQIKPVFTALESAGFVPTEE